TCGcttttttcctgcttttaccgcatctgagtgcaggaagaaaatcattagaaacacactgccggctacttaaaggtactgctggtggtttttgccgctgacaggttccctttaagttcacgGTCCCCTGCTCCTCCCCCTTATGTGCACACTATTAACCTAAATGGCTCATCATAATCCAACACTTCTGTTTCTATATAATGAACTACCACCACTATCCCCACCTTTCCATAAACTTACACCGTGACAGGTGAGACCACATGGGAAGAAGAGCCATGTAGAAAGCCACATCTCCCACAGTGGGGTAGGATTTGAAGATGGAGATAATTGCAATCTGTATGAACATCAGGAACACTGGGTGGTCTCTGCAAAAACAATAAGCAAAGCGAAGATGCAATATATTGAGATCATCAATGTAAGTTAGATTACTGTAATGTTAGGGCTTCCTTTTAGATTACTATAGCATGCGGTTTGTAGGTTCCTGGGGAGCTGACACATGGCAGGATATCCAGTAATATttagtttttaaaggggttatccaagactataacaGACCTCGCAGAGAAGCTGACCAACGGTGGTGAATGGCTGCGGTGATCACAACTAACCAAGCATAGCGCCGCCCATTGGATAGAGACTGCGCTTGGCATCGCCAGCTCACCTGAATGGGAGTGACCTGTGCCTTGGCCGgccctcttcaaactgctgaccAGCACGGGTGCCGAAATCTGacttccaccaatcagatactgatgacctatccttaggacaggtcatcagcaGAAACCAATTGGAAAAACGGCTTTTACAAGCACTTAGAACTATGAATAGAGCAGCTGACTTCATTTCAAGCATAGCAATCCTAAGCAATGTGAACAAGCTCCAGCGCAGTTTATTACTTACTTCAACTTGATGGACAGTGGCACAGTGTAAAAAAACACATTAATCTGAAAGACACACACAAAGAACAGGCTGAAGTGCGCAAACATCTCTGCAAAGAAGTACCAGAACAGGCCAATGTTTGGAGTCAAGTCAGGAACGGAAAGTCTAGAAGAGATGTAAAGAGTCAGAGTGGTCAGTATTGAACGTATAAAAGGATCAGGCACCATATCATAAAACCGTTTAAATAAATCTGGATCTAGAAAGTGTCTAAAGACGCACCAAATTTTGTTTTCATTGGCAATCCCAAAGTCTCAATTACCTGGGTATACAGAACCCAGCTCAATGACATTTACTTTACCCTCTCATTTACTTGCCACTACAGAGGAGGACAGAAATATTCCCGGAAATCCCTTTCTTGATTTGGTCGGATGAGCGTGGTCAAAATGGATGTATTACCCAGATTTCTTGTATCTTTTCCAAGCGATCCCTACTTGTGCGCCGGGATGTTATTTCTTGGTTTTACGAAGCGCTCACACGCcctttgtgtggcatactggctttcgcaactccggtcctcggggcccacctaccagtcatgttttcaggatttccttagcatTGAGCAGATGATATAATTAGtggtccatgcatcaggacttaccacaggtattcattctgtgggatattctcaaatcctgactggtagtgggtcccgaggaccggagttgagaaaaccctgctctagatagatcatcagcatctgattggtagggggtccaacacccgggaccactgccgattaaggctgggttcacacgggcgtcacgttttggctccgggTGCATTGCGTCAAACCCACgcaagtaggtacccaattgcagtcagttttgactgcgattgcgttccgttgttcagtttttatcacgcgggtgcaatgcgttttgcacgcgcatgataaaaaactgaaagtggtacccagacccgaacttcatcactgaagttcaggtttgggttcaaggttgtgtagattgtattattttccctagagcgccccatgcgcatgatgacgtgtccatgtgatcacgtcacccatgcgcgtggggcgccctgacgtcactctgaagcgcccgggagccgcatggcggtaagtatactgctcccccgctccccactacactttaccatggctgccaggactttagcgtcctggcagccatggtaaccattcagaaaaagctaaacgtcggatccggcaatgcgccgaaacgacgtttagcttaaggccggatacggattaatgcctttcaatgggcattaattccggatccggccttgcggcaagtgttcaggatttttggccggagcaaaaagcgcagcatgctgcggtattttctccggccaaaaaacgttccggtccgaactgaagacatcctgaacggatttctcctcCATTcagatgcattaggataaaactgatcaggattcttccggcatagagccccgacgacggaactctatgccggaagacaataacgcaagtgtgaaagggcccttaggaGAGAAGACTTCGCCCtatgtggagaaagaggcattgtTCTGAAATAAGATATATTAGAAGATTTCTTACATTTATTCCCCTTTAGTATTGATTTATACAACGTTTTTTGAAAGCACAGCAACCATTTAAGACTTACATAAAGCCGTAGACAGCGTGGATGAAATCCCAGGAGTTCAACAAGAAGAAGGAATGGCAAATCAAGATGGTCAAGCTGCCCACATAAAGGGAGGAATACTGACAGAGTCAAAATCCAGAATCTGGAACTTGACATCTTCACAGGTATAAACTCTCTCTGAGGAGAAGAAAAAACCATCAGAATGCTGTCATCTCAGGAGACTTCAGTACAAGATAATGACTTCAATGAGGTACCTGTAGCAGATATAAgagtgctgcagggaacaaggTAACGGGTACAGAGACTGGTAGGTGGCCAATGACAGGAAACACTGCACTTAGGAGCGGACTACCTAAGGAAAAACCAGGACAACATAAGTAAAATATGCAGTTAATGTACACACCATAGTGACTCATTATAAAAACGACCACCACTATGTCTCCATAGAAGTGTAGCCAATGATGAAGGTGAACATATTTACTGTCAAGATGGTCATCAGAGGGTTTGGAGTCTGATGATTTGACCATACCACCCTACCAGATCTCACCCTTCTGCCAATGATCCAAACCCTAACATTTCTGGCTCCAAGACTTTTCTCAAGTTCTCCGGGACAATCAGGTtaataaaggctatggacacttttggggggcatttctgagctacaaaatcatgttttcaattggtctttattaagaaTATTTAGCCCCTTTTTCTGaagagccttgagattctctagtagcagtatCTGTTTATATTGTTtcctgtcaggcagctcagccgACGACTCATATCTGATCTTCTGACTttgaacactcattatagctcaatttttATCttcctgaactcaaagatctgaaacattttctacatacacaaaagacccattactcaaatagtgttcacaaatctgtctgaggcctctttcacacgaccgtatggctttttcagtgttttgcagtccatttttcacggatctgttgttctgttttttgtttccgttccgtttttttccttatggcatatacagtatacagtaattacatagaaaaaattgggctgggcataaaattttcaatagatggtttttCAAAagaggaacggatacagaagacatacggatgcatttccgtatgtgttccgttttttttgcggagccattgacttgaatggagccacggaacgtgatttgctggcaatattaggacatgttctatcttgttcaacggaaatacggaaacagaatgcatacagagtacattcagttttttttgcggaaccactgaaattaatggttccgcatacggaccgtatatggaacgcaaaaaacagcccgtaaaAGGGaacaaaaaaacggtcgtgtgaaagaggcctaaatctgtgttagtgagcacttctcctttgccgagataatccatcccacctcacaggtgtggcatatcaagatgctgattagacagcatgaatattgcacaggtgtgtcttaggctactttcacactagcgttcgggtgtacgcttgtgagctccgtttgaaggggctcacaagcggccccgaacgcatccgtccagccctaatgcattctgagtggacgcggatctgctcagaatgcatcagtctggcagcgttcagcctccgctcagcaagcggacacctgaacgctgcttgcaggttAGGGTGTCCGCCtaaccgtgcggaggcaaacggatccgtccagacttacaatgtaagtcaatggggacggatccgtttgaagttgacacagtatggctcaattttcaaacggatccgacctccattgactttcaatgtaaagtctggacggatctgtctgaagctactttcacacttagaattttttctacaatataatgcagacggatccgttctgaacggatcccaagtctgcattatatcagcggatccgtctgagcagacatcagacggacccgctctgaacggtagtgtgaaagtagccttagactgcccacaataaaaggccattctgaaatgtgcagtttgatcacacagaacaatgccacagatgtcgcaacgtttgagggagcgtgcaattggcatgctgactgcaggaatgtctaccagagctgttgcccgggcaatgaatgttcatttctctaccataagccatctccaaaggtgtttcagagaatttggcagtacatccaaccggcctcacaaccacagaccacatgcaaccacaccagcccaggacctccacatccagcatgttcacctccatgatcgtctgagaccagccactggACAGCTGCGGTATGATATGCCAcatcaaagaatttctgcacaaactgtaagAATCCGTCTCagtgaagctcatctgcatgctcgtcgtcctcatcggggtctggacctgactgcacacATTCCTGATCCCTTCTTCCACACATTCAAATGCCCTTCGTATCTGTACCTACCCAGATCCTGGCTGGCGATTGGCTCATGCAGCTCTACCTTGTTTTTAGAAAACATGGCTGGACTATTACACAAAAAACCCATCTACCTTTTGCGTCACCCCTATTTCCTCATAGATTTGCGTCACCCCTATCTTTTGAATTGTTGATAAGATGATTATTATTGACCCCTTAACTACCAAGCCTATTTTAGTATTATTTTCGTTTCTGCATAATTGCACTTTTAGCgccatcatttttttaatttttcattcagGTAGCCATAAGAGGACTTGGATTTTTTGGGGATGAGTTGTATTTTTccaatggcactattttggggcacatacagtataatgtagggAATGGAGTCATATAGGCTGAATTTTTAATATATTATGAGAACTTGTAGTTTCCACAGCAATGAAGATCTTGTATGTATAAGAACAGGACTCACCTTTCACTGTAGCCAGGATAAATAAAGCGATTATTGCATTATTGATGGCGCAGGTAGATTTGGCCACGCAGGATAGAACAGTGTATGGGTTCAACAAGTAGCTGCAAGGAGAATGATACTTAACTATTAATGAGAAAGGCAGGAAACATCTGGTCACTAGAAGTACAAGGATACAGAACGGCAAAGTGAGCCTATTCTTACAACATCGCCTGTGACAGGTTAAAGGCAGAATAGAATCCAGCAGATGCCTCAAAACCATGACTATTACACCTGAGTGACAAATGGTGCACAGCAGGAATGCAAGGACTCTGGGCAGTACAGAAacagttaaaggaaatgtgtcaccaaaatttttCTTTTCTGCGGGATCCTGGGTGTtctacccccaccgatcagatactgatgacctatccagaggataagtaatcagtatttaaaggggttatccaagacctataatgccccctgataCCGGCACAGCTCCCTGTCTAGCGTATGAAAACATCGGGTGACTGGGgtaggcagccaatagcaggccgcgacgaggatgaacctccctagcatagcgggttacgctagggaggctcgttcccgtcacggcctgctattggcttccttcccgacaatcgcctgctaaattgtcctgtgtaaagggaccttaatctatacacagaggtgatatcattacagaaaGGATTagtatgacagataagcagataactgcagtaaagttgcacctattattaggcttagtggccagtgtgaaatctGCAGGATTTTTGGGATTTTGTTTAAATatcgatattgacatggaaaaattaaaaataacatgaaaaattattttactataagttcaacataaaaaagtgatttaaacaataggtaattttctgatgacatattcctTTTAACCAGTTTAAGACTGGGCCATTCacccctaaaaaaaaacaaccccctcccagatacatttttttttttagtaactacACCTTTGAAAGCCATCACTTTTTTTGTGTTGGTTATGTAGGACACATTTTAATATGAGGGaaaatgtaagaaaaaagaaaaagtgtgtttttcacatTATTTTAATAGCAGGGAAGTCCTGCAAGAATGTTTAGGGTGCACAGAAGGGTTATGGGGCGCCCTCTGTGGATTCCAGCTCCTTCAGTCCACCACTGCAGTGTTGGGCGCTCGGTCCCCACTTGTCAAGTTCTAGAGTGGACGGGGGTTACATGGGCAGCTGTAGCCAATGACTGGACACAGCGGTGATAAGTCCCCCAAGCAGCACGTGACCCAGTGGAGTGCCACTTAGTGGGAACATCACTGCTGCAGTGACAGACATAACCCCTTTCCATCCCGGAGGTGGGGGCCAGAGAGTGTCGAGAACACATCGGTGGACCGAGGGAGACAGAAACCAGCAGTGGGGATAAGGTCCttatgcttccctctgcaggcCCAGCGAGGTGGATAGCTTAGCCAAAAAGCCTGACAAAGTTGGACAACACCTTCAAAGCCCAATAAGAAATGAAGATACTTACAAAAGTGCCACCTTTAGTGGAATATAATGCATTTCTGTTGGCACTCGGAGAAGTTCCTGAGCTGCTGTGGAATACTTTTTGAACTCCAGGTATAGTTTCTGCTGTTTGAACTGTAGAGgaagaaacaacaaaaaaatgaataagaaCACTGGACGGGGTCTGACATAAAGAGGCCGCAGGCTGACGGATGAAATCATGAACTGAATAGAATATTCGGCAGTTTTGTAGATGTACAAAAGGATGTAAACTGTGGTCAATGAAAATGCCCATCTATACTAAGCTTATTGCAatggtctgtattatgtatgtatacctcgtttcatatgtacagcgccatggaatgaatggcgctttaataatagataataataatCTATATAACCCTGTGTGCAAAGTTACTTGGACATCAGTCTGTGCTGGGCTCAGGGGTCCGCAGAAGATCACTGAATGAGAGAAGACGAGTGCAGTGATTTACGGCCAGTGTACGTCCATGTGTCCGTGTCATTACTCGGACATTGTGTACGGTAAAGCGGAGTGCAGTATACCAACCAGACTATCCCAAATACCTCAGTCCTGTTCTCTTCCATATAACAACCCAAAGTGTGGACAATTAAAACCAGCCCTCTATATATTCCCCTTGTGTAAGGCCAGCGCTACACAGCGAACAAATTCCCATTAACAGGGGAACAGACAGACACTTACCTGGAGACCTCGGTTTCAGATTCTGCCATCCAAGGTGGCGTCATCACTTTTCAGACTACCTGATCCACACTGGGTGCCTTTGGTAGTCTAAGACTGTCCGGCCCTGCTCTTGGAGGTGGGCAATCCAAGGACGAATGCATATTGTGCATCAGGTAGACTGAAAAGCCGTGCGGCCATGTTGGATGGCAGAATAGGAACTTGGGAATTGGCGGATCTGCAGCTGAAACGGAGGTCACCAGGTACGTGCTCTGTTCGTTCCccggttgtgttttttttttcctcttgaaCCAGAGGGTCAGTTTAATTTATGCAAATACTGCGCTGCCAGTCGCACCCAATGACCAGCTGGTGCGGACGTCTGCTGATTCACGCTCCTTATGGGCAATGCAGCGGTGGACTCAGATCTTACCCTGTGACACTACAAGTCACTGCGTAGCTCCAGCCTTACCTAATTCTTACAAAAGGTTGGGGGAAAGAGCTTGAAACTGCTTTGTGTCTTGAATGCAGCCTGCAGACGTCATCCCCCACTTCTATGTCTACGAtggacaggggcgtaactaccatagcggcagaccatgcgactgctatggggcccagggcaagagggggcccagtgttagttgggattatctcctcttctactggaggtgaaaacttggtcaggactctgccctcgaaaggaacaacttttagcaaacgaggcagtgaaaaaatgggtcattgaaaagggtctaggcagaaacccttctgtcctgtgtggggggccgggTTTAATCCTtgatatggggcccttacttctctatgtgccCCACACTTTTCTGTCCTTTGTGGGGGGCCGGGttggatccttgctatggggccttacttctctatgtacgccactgacgaTGTATAACTTGTCTTACCATCACTTTGTTATATTCTTGAACTGCCAAGTAAAGTGCAACTGCAGTAAGTGCATCTGTTATCTGAGAATAGAAAGAAACCACATTATACCATTGACCCACATTCAGAGCAGCATTTTATTTTCTAAATAAGAGCAGTATTGCATCTGATCCCTATTAcggtgaatgggcctgagctgcaataccagacgcaGCCAAATGGAAAAGAGTGGCGCTCAAAAAACAGAAACCTGTTTCCCAGTCCTGAAAAAAGGCTTTTCATTTTCTACTTACCATAAAGACTATCTCGGAGTAGTCTACGAGGAAATGGAAGAGATAAATAATAAGGGGTGTCTGCAGGAAAGAAGAAATCAGAAAAATTAGCAATGTGCTTGCAATGATGGAATCTTACTCCGACAGACACTTCCCCAACTAATGAAAAATGTATAAGACAGACCACCGAATAAGGGAAAGCTGTGGCCGAGCGCGATCAATCAGATCTAGCAGTCCTTAGGATGTGGAGCCGGCATCCCCTGGTGAACTCACAAATATATGAAACCGCTCCTTCAGCGCTGAGGTCTGAGAATGGAGCAGCTACGTAGC
This window of the Bufo bufo chromosome 6, aBufBuf1.1, whole genome shotgun sequence genome carries:
- the PIGU gene encoding LOW QUALITY PROTEIN: phosphatidylinositol glycan anchor biosynthesis class U protein (The sequence of the model RefSeq protein was modified relative to this genomic sequence to represent the inferred CDS: deleted 1 base in 1 codon) — protein: MAAPLVLAVLVAVTIRAFLFRSSLAAFISERVEVVSPLNSWKRVVEGMALLDLDVSPYSGDVFHETPLIIYLFHFLVDYSEIVFMITDALTAVALYLAVQEYNKVMFKQQKLYLEFKKYSTAAQELLRVPTEMHYIPLKVALFYLLNPYTVLSCVAKSTCAINNAIIALFILATVKGSPLLSAVFPVIGHLPVSVPVTLFPAALLYLLQREFIPVKMSSSRFWILTLQYSSLYVGSLTILICHSFFLLNSWDFIHAVYGFILSVPDLTPNIGLFWYFFAEMFAHFSLFFVCVFQINVFFYTVPLSIKLKDHPVFLMFIQIAIISIFKSYPTVGDVAFYMALLPMWSHLSRFLRNIFIVSACWWCVSLLFPVLWHLWIYAGSANSNFYYAITLSFNIAQILLVSDYFYAFLRREYHLHHGLYLTKKDGTEATLILK